One window of the Lytechinus variegatus isolate NC3 chromosome 3, Lvar_3.0, whole genome shotgun sequence genome contains the following:
- the LOC121410503 gene encoding probable G protein-coupled receptor 85, with the protein MDNTCQATVVLIFLFSRAFVFCLDQESDANRWSNGTSSAKDEESDIDINTDDDDDELSNQPDLVERGVKDLWIASMVLIIIFSVSGNGLITYAVFRYKTLRRPCFFFLFNIALADLVRSLVCFPFVITSVVASDWVYGKFLCEILAFFNVYLPYGSLYTLCLISIERYVVLRWHRFHRQKLKGLGSLLCVLSAWALAVSTAFPPVFNFEAYGYIPTEHQCTFRHRSINRANDTLLFLLFFVLVTALIHVFYLRVFFFMRAHRRMRPLEFIPAVSSTWTFYGPGSTGQAAANWFQGFRQGPTPPPLVGLAPPSVRGEPTVPSADFHQEEKVTRLTFSISVAHGVMWSPYIIYSFLKVFRANLQLPIAFVSIATWLTFLQVCVNPILCMVHVPEVRRCVLAASSPEDVERRNRDERNGVI; encoded by the coding sequence ATGGATAACACATGTCAGGCAACAGTGGTGTTGATATTCTTGTTTTCGCGCgcttttgtgttttgtttggATCAGGAATCTGACGCGAATCGGTGGTCAAATGGAACATCCTCTGCCAAGGATGAAGAAAGTGACATTGACATCAATacagatgatgacgatgatgagtTGTCAAACCAACCAGATCTCGTTGAGAGGGGAGTCAAAGATTTATGGATAGCTTCAATGGTtttgattattatattcagTGTATCTGGTAATGGATTGATAACATACGCAGTTTTCAGGTATAAGACGTTACGTAGACCTtgcttcttcttccttttcaacATCGCCCTCGCCGATCTCGTCCGATCACTTGTTTGCTTCCCATTCGTCATCACCTCTGTCGTCGCATCTGATTGGGTTTACGGCAAGTTTTTATGCGAGATTCTTgcgttttttaatgtttatcttCCCTATGGATCATTATACACGTTGTGTTTGATCAGTATTGAACGTTACGTGGTACTGAGATGGCATCGGTTCCACCGACAGAAACTCAAAGGACTTGGGAGCCTGTTATGTGTGTTATCAGCATGGGCTTTAGCAGTATCCACCGCATTCCCACCAGTATTCAACTTTGAAGCTTATGGTTACATACCCACGGAGCACCAATGTACATTTCGGCATCGCTCTATAAACAGAGCCAACGACACacttcttttccttctgtttttcgTACTTGTGACAGCACTCATTCATGTCTTCTATCTCCGTGTATTCTTCTTCATGCGCGCGCATCGTCGAATGCGTCCGCTGGAATTCATCCCAGCTGTATCCAGTACTTGGACCTTCTACGGTCCTGGTTCAACAGGCCAGGCCGCTGCGAACTGGTTTCAGGGGTTTCGTCAGGGTCCTACCCCTCCTCCGTTAGTCGGCCTGGCTCCACCTTCAGTCCGTGGTGAACCAACAGTACCTAGTGCAGACTTTCATCAAGAAGAGAAAGTAACAAGACTAACCTTCTCCATCTCAGTAGCTCATGGGGTGATGTGGTCCCCCTACATCATCTATTCATTCCTCAAAGTGTTTCGTGCCAATCTCCAGTTACCTATCGCTTTCGTCTCCATAGCAACGTGGCTGACTTTTCTCCAGGTGTGTGTCAATCCTATCTTATGTATGGTACATGTCCCAGAGGTGCGTCGCTGCGTTCTCGCTGCTTCCTCACCAGAGGACGTTGAAAGGAGAAACAGAGATGAGAGAAACGGTGTGATTTGA